The proteins below are encoded in one region of Ferroplasma acidiphilum:
- a CDS encoding cobalamin B12-binding domain-containing protein: MYLENGKNRKYTEAPIKILLAKPAIDGHDRGIFVLAKAFRDAGMDVIYAGLLPTPEEVVDTAINEDVDVIALSLLNGAHMTAFRNVMESLKKRGVSDIAVVGGGIIPDEDKPALEKMGITGNFGPGTPLSEIISHIKKRAREIRKLRENEY; this comes from the coding sequence ATATATTTGGAGAATGGAAAGAACCGAAAATATACTGAAGCGCCAATAAAGATTTTGCTGGCTAAACCTGCTATAGATGGGCATGATAGGGGTATATTTGTCCTTGCCAAAGCATTCAGGGATGCGGGAATGGATGTCATATATGCTGGATTATTGCCAACGCCAGAAGAGGTAGTTGATACCGCAATTAATGAGGATGTAGATGTAATTGCATTGAGCCTGTTAAATGGTGCCCATATGACAGCCTTCAGGAATGTTATGGAGAGCTTGAAGAAGCGTGGGGTGAGTGATATAGCAGTGGTTGGGGGCGGAATAATACCAGATGAGGACAAGCCAGCCCTTGAAAAAATGGGCATAACCGGAAATTTCGGTCCTGGGACACCACTTAGCGAGATCATCAGCCACATAAAAAAACGTGCAAGGGAAATCAGGAAATTGAGGGAAAATGAATATTGA
- a CDS encoding acyl-CoA mutase large subunit family protein, whose protein sequence is MENFWDLKIKEIKGSFKEDKNYEEWKKTILEPWNKKTGYRDKIRTNSSSMPVKELYTRGDLPDNIDSILGNPGEYPFTRGVYPNMYRGRNWTMRMFSGFGTPDDTNKRLKYLIENGETGLSIAFDMPTLYGFDCDNKRAEGEVGKCGVNVSSLHDMERIFDGIDLSKVSTSMTINAPAAILTAMYFVLAEEKGIPLEKIAGTVQADILKEYIAQKEWMYPPEAHLRLIRDMLTYSTEHVPKWNYISVSGYHIREAGSSAVQELAFTLADGFYYIEMGMNAGLNVDDFAPRMSFFFNSSINFFEEIAKFRAARRIWATVLKEKYHAKNPRSMELKFHTQTSGYTLTWQQPLNNIVRTTIEAMAAVLGGTQSLHTNSYDEAWALPTDDAVKVALRTQQIIAEETGIADVIDPLGGSYYLERLTCEMEIEAYKYFSEIEKMGGILDAVKSGYIQKEIADTSYKKQLKIENEDDIIVGVNRYVDKDEKPINTLKITDIAENGQINSLKNIKSKRDESKVAESLEKLKNAMEDESVNLMPYIMDCVRNYCTLEEISNIGRDIFGEWKEPKIY, encoded by the coding sequence ATGGAAAATTTCTGGGACCTTAAAATTAAAGAAATAAAAGGATCTTTTAAGGAAGATAAAAACTATGAAGAGTGGAAAAAGACTATACTGGAACCGTGGAATAAAAAAACGGGGTATAGGGATAAAATCAGGACAAATTCATCATCAATGCCGGTAAAAGAGCTATATACACGTGGCGACCTCCCGGACAATATTGACAGTATCCTTGGAAACCCCGGCGAATATCCATTTACAAGAGGCGTATATCCGAATATGTACCGTGGAAGGAACTGGACAATGAGAATGTTTTCAGGCTTCGGAACACCGGACGATACAAACAAACGATTGAAATATCTTATAGAAAATGGAGAAACAGGGCTCAGCATTGCCTTTGATATGCCAACACTTTATGGATTTGACTGTGATAATAAAAGGGCTGAAGGTGAGGTTGGAAAATGCGGTGTAAATGTATCTTCACTGCATGACATGGAACGAATTTTTGATGGCATAGACCTCAGCAAGGTCAGCACATCAATGACCATCAATGCCCCTGCTGCCATACTTACTGCCATGTACTTCGTCCTTGCAGAGGAAAAAGGCATTCCGCTGGAGAAGATAGCCGGAACTGTACAGGCAGATATATTGAAGGAGTACATAGCCCAGAAAGAGTGGATGTATCCACCGGAAGCCCATTTAAGGCTTATAAGGGATATGCTTACATATTCAACAGAGCATGTGCCAAAATGGAATTACATAAGTGTCTCCGGGTACCATATAAGGGAAGCAGGGTCCAGTGCTGTCCAGGAACTTGCGTTCACCCTAGCCGATGGATTTTATTACATAGAGATGGGCATGAATGCTGGACTGAACGTCGATGATTTTGCACCCAGGATGTCATTTTTCTTCAATTCATCGATAAATTTCTTTGAGGAAATAGCAAAATTCAGGGCAGCCAGAAGAATCTGGGCAACAGTATTGAAAGAAAAATACCATGCCAAAAATCCCAGAAGCATGGAATTGAAATTCCATACACAGACATCTGGCTATACACTTACCTGGCAACAACCGCTTAACAATATAGTGAGGACAACAATAGAGGCAATGGCTGCAGTACTTGGTGGAACACAGAGCCTGCATACAAATTCCTATGACGAGGCATGGGCTTTGCCTACAGACGATGCGGTAAAGGTTGCATTGAGAACACAGCAGATAATTGCAGAGGAAACAGGAATAGCAGATGTGATTGACCCGCTTGGCGGCTCATATTATCTTGAAAGGTTAACCTGTGAGATGGAGATAGAAGCATACAAATATTTCTCCGAGATAGAAAAAATGGGCGGCATACTCGATGCTGTCAAATCAGGATACATACAGAAGGAAATCGCTGACACTTCATATAAAAAGCAGTTGAAAATTGAAAATGAAGATGACATAATAGTTGGCGTGAACAGGTACGTTGATAAGGATGAAAAGCCAATAAACACATTAAAAATTACAGATATAGCTGAAAACGGGCAGATCAATAGCCTTAAGAATATAAAATCAAAAAGGGATGAATCAAAGGTTGCAGAATCCCTTGAAAAGCTGAAAAATGCCATGGAAGATGAAAGCGTAAATCTAATGCCATATATCATGGATTGCGTACGGAACTACTGCACACTTGAGGAAATATCAAATATCGGGAGGGATATATTTGGAGAATGGAAAGAACCGAAAATATACTGA
- a CDS encoding glycerophosphodiester phosphodiesterase, whose amino-acid sequence MNIRDYIKSNFVVVGHRGLPSEYVENTIESFENAFKFTDIVELDVHLSSDNEVYIIHDFNLNRLASIDKDIENIESAEIDRIMVRGQNIPKLRDLFKLFRDKYFLVELKTVHDDGYLVKNELTKYTLQVVESMGMEDHVCIISFDPYALRRAGELSRTIMLGFDYDQHSEKYIGKIDCKDLKSMGVSLFLPEYKKEYMKKFKEIQDDGYFVVPWTVDREEDGVFIANSGLNGYITNMVDRMSKLSR is encoded by the coding sequence ATGAATATAAGAGATTACATTAAATCAAATTTTGTGGTTGTGGGCCATAGAGGTTTGCCTTCCGAATATGTCGAAAATACCATAGAATCATTTGAAAACGCTTTCAAATTTACAGATATTGTGGAACTTGATGTTCACCTCAGCAGCGACAATGAAGTATATATTATTCATGATTTTAACCTTAACAGGCTTGCCTCAATTGATAAGGATATAGAAAACATTGAATCCGCTGAAATCGACAGAATTATGGTAAGGGGGCAGAATATACCAAAATTGCGTGATTTGTTTAAATTATTCAGGGATAAATATTTTCTCGTTGAGCTTAAAACTGTGCATGATGATGGTTACCTTGTAAAAAATGAATTAACTAAGTATACACTGCAGGTTGTCGAATCCATGGGCATGGAAGACCATGTGTGCATTATATCATTTGACCCTTATGCCTTGAGGAGGGCGGGCGAGCTAAGCAGGACTATCATGCTGGGTTTTGATTATGACCAGCATTCTGAAAAATACATTGGAAAAATAGATTGCAAGGATTTGAAATCAATGGGCGTTTCATTATTCTTACCGGAATACAAAAAAGAATATATGAAAAAATTTAAGGAAATACAGGATGATGGATATTTTGTAGTTCCGTGGACAGTTGACAGGGAAGAGGATGGTGTGTTTATCGCTAATTCGGGTTTAAATGGATATATAACAAATATGGTAGATAGAATGTCCAAGCTCTCCCGCTAA
- a CDS encoding winged helix-turn-helix domain-containing protein, which produces MGQNQLETVISVENGKEKRVLVRTYMGRPSKLHENQMIALKNCVENKKVCTVHEIQEYIEEEFNVTYSSKEVREILRKFNLTYYPLLRKYTYPSYYNEKIIKKFDF; this is translated from the coding sequence ATGGGACAGAATCAATTAGAAACTGTAATATCAGTTGAAAATGGAAAAGAAAAGAGAGTTTTGGTCAGGACATACATGGGTCGGCCTTCAAAATTACATGAAAACCAGATGATAGCCTTGAAGAACTGTGTAGAAAATAAAAAGGTATGCACAGTCCACGAAATTCAAGAATACATAGAAGAGGAGTTTAATGTAACGTATTCATCCAAGGAAGTACGTGAAATTCTTAGAAAATTTAATCTTACTTACTATCCATTGCTCAGAAAATATACATATCCAAGTTATTATAACGAAAAAATAATTAAAAAGTTCGATTTCTAA
- a CDS encoding type 2 periplasmic-binding domain-containing protein, producing the protein MKFAVPGFDVVSDFYGSISGVKLTVPGSQWFIIPSIISYFTSQGVKTYFETLPEVYIRKRANGSPITIGNLVIENRPEIICQSNRLIHDMKAMERKEAFEDALCVAYTGKKKQVSISELKNFRFAIPNPRTSATGIAFKNYYEEKCGYYGELKENTAICDVPNREIPKKLINGDVDYGIMLKSEANYWKFRHYFPDVVKEKFSWLLLENASPAAIDVFHTIESGTFNEYYARYGYITADRAKSPV; encoded by the coding sequence ATGAAATTTGCAGTACCCGGATTTGATGTTGTTTCAGATTTTTATGGTTCTATCAGCGGGGTTAAATTAACTGTTCCTGGAAGCCAGTGGTTCATTATTCCCTCTATTATATCATATTTTACTTCACAAGGAGTTAAAACTTACTTTGAAACATTGCCTGAAGTATATATTAGAAAGAGGGCTAATGGATCGCCCATAACCATAGGGAATCTTGTAATTGAAAATAGGCCTGAAATTATATGTCAGAGCAACAGGCTGATACATGACATGAAAGCGATGGAGAGAAAGGAGGCATTTGAAGACGCCCTCTGTGTCGCTTATACAGGCAAGAAGAAGCAGGTGAGCATATCGGAACTTAAAAATTTCCGATTTGCTATTCCGAATCCGAGAACCAGTGCTACCGGAATTGCCTTTAAAAATTATTATGAGGAAAAGTGTGGTTATTATGGGGAATTAAAGGAAAATACAGCGATCTGTGACGTTCCTAACAGGGAAATTCCAAAAAAGCTCATCAATGGGGATGTGGACTATGGAATAATGTTAAAAAGCGAAGCGAACTACTGGAAATTCCGGCATTATTTTCCCGATGTTGTAAAGGAAAAATTTTCATGGCTTCTTCTGGAAAATGCCAGCCCAGCTGCAATAGATGTTTTCCACACAATAGAATCGGGGACTTTTAACGAATATTATGCCAGATATGGTTATATTACAGCTGACCGTGCAAAATCACCTGTATAG
- the tes gene encoding tetraether lipid synthase Tes translates to MVLTEERNKSEVRLANDFEISRNAPFKTVDEFLKGMGHLITDDMLVLRVTESLCPLCADEEKFDQMRIPAIVYEEGGEVDLIKECAEHGITKEKYWEDYDMYEEAKKYQDKEGTKILNPNVAIYADKIICPTHCGLCVKHKSHTGLGNVVITNRCDLSCWYCFFYAKENEPIYEPSLDQIRLMLRRMRNEKPVGANAVQITGGEPTLRDDIIDVIRIAREEGYEHVQMNTNSVRAAYDPDFVKRARDAGSNVVYTSFDGPTPRSNPKNFWEIPMALEHYKQAPMGVVLVPTVIGGINDQYLGDMIKFAKSNMDVVRGVNFQPVSLVGRMSDRARARQRITIPGAIKKIEQQLDGAVGREDFFTVPATTDVSNFVAALKGHPTYKLSIHFACGMGTYLFIDNDKIIPVTRFVDVKGMFEYLSELGDDIKYAKWQAPKKVESVTKLLLHLKKFVDYSKAPEGFKLKDMVYNAFTEGDYHGLKAFHYKSLFVGFMHFQDPYTYDVDRVERCDIHYAMPDGRVIPFCAFNVIPELYRDSTQRKYSIPANVYEQKTGFDLKKDKYFRKYTVEEKKRIISFYERSLGRNLTSKEIGLDLDKDEIPMISSVNPDQ, encoded by the coding sequence ATGGTATTGACAGAAGAAAGAAATAAGTCGGAAGTCAGATTGGCTAATGACTTTGAAATAAGTAGAAATGCACCATTCAAAACTGTAGATGAGTTTTTGAAGGGAATGGGCCATTTAATTACAGACGATATGCTTGTTTTAAGAGTAACAGAAAGCTTATGCCCCCTGTGTGCAGATGAAGAGAAATTCGATCAGATGAGAATCCCCGCAATAGTATATGAAGAAGGCGGAGAAGTAGACCTTATAAAGGAATGCGCAGAACACGGAATAACAAAAGAAAAATACTGGGAAGACTATGATATGTACGAGGAGGCTAAGAAATACCAGGACAAAGAGGGAACAAAAATACTTAACCCCAACGTAGCAATATATGCTGATAAAATTATATGCCCCACGCACTGTGGACTCTGTGTAAAGCATAAATCCCATACAGGATTGGGAAACGTAGTTATAACAAACCGCTGTGATTTATCATGCTGGTACTGTTTCTTCTACGCAAAAGAAAACGAGCCCATATACGAGCCATCACTTGACCAGATCAGGTTAATGCTCAGAAGAATGAGAAACGAGAAACCTGTTGGTGCAAATGCAGTTCAGATAACTGGCGGAGAGCCAACATTAAGGGATGATATAATAGATGTAATCAGAATAGCCAGGGAAGAAGGATATGAACATGTGCAGATGAACACAAACAGTGTCAGGGCCGCATACGATCCAGACTTTGTTAAAAGAGCCAGGGACGCAGGTTCAAACGTTGTTTACACAAGTTTTGACGGTCCAACCCCGAGATCAAACCCGAAGAATTTCTGGGAAATCCCTATGGCATTGGAACACTACAAACAGGCACCCATGGGTGTAGTTCTTGTACCTACAGTTATTGGTGGAATAAATGACCAGTATCTTGGAGATATGATCAAGTTCGCAAAGTCAAACATGGACGTTGTAAGAGGAGTTAACTTCCAGCCAGTAAGTCTTGTTGGAAGAATGTCAGATCGTGCCAGAGCAAGACAGAGGATAACAATACCTGGTGCAATAAAGAAAATCGAGCAGCAGCTTGATGGAGCAGTTGGAAGGGAAGACTTCTTCACAGTTCCGGCAACAACTGATGTATCTAACTTTGTTGCAGCTCTGAAAGGACATCCAACATACAAACTGTCCATACACTTTGCATGTGGAATGGGAACATACCTGTTCATTGACAACGACAAGATAATACCTGTAACAAGGTTTGTTGATGTTAAGGGAATGTTTGAATACCTATCAGAATTAGGAGATGACATAAAATATGCAAAATGGCAGGCACCAAAGAAAGTGGAATCTGTAACCAAATTATTGCTTCACCTGAAGAAATTCGTTGATTACAGCAAAGCCCCGGAAGGATTCAAGCTGAAAGATATGGTATATAACGCCTTTACAGAAGGTGATTACCATGGTCTGAAAGCTTTCCATTATAAATCACTATTCGTAGGATTTATGCACTTCCAGGACCCATACACATATGATGTTGACCGTGTGGAAAGATGTGATATCCATTATGCAATGCCTGATGGAAGAGTTATACCTTTCTGTGCATTCAATGTTATACCTGAGCTGTACAGGGATTCAACACAGAGAAAGTACTCTATACCTGCAAATGTGTATGAACAGAAGACTGGATTTGACCTGAAGAAGGACAAATACTTCAGAAAATACACAGTTGAAGAGAAGAAGAGGATCATAAGCTTCTATGAAAGAAGCCTTGGAAGAAACCTCACTTCAAAGGAAATAGGACTTGATCTGGACAAGGATGAAATACCAATGATTTCATCTGTAAACCCTGACCAATAA
- a CDS encoding archease, whose protein sequence is MKYDILDHTADLKIKVYGNSLNSIFENSVAAISDLITGSSSMENTIKRKVEITKQSVDDMLIQLLNDVIFYLETENVLFQRAEINISGNRLNGILSGTKLPDNLCYSNAIKAVTYYNLEISPEEGFAILVLDV, encoded by the coding sequence ATGAAATATGATATTCTTGACCATACAGCCGACCTTAAAATAAAAGTATACGGCAATTCTTTAAACTCAATCTTTGAAAACTCTGTTGCTGCCATATCTGATTTAATCACCGGTTCCAGCAGTATGGAGAATACCATTAAGAGAAAAGTAGAAATTACAAAACAATCGGTTGATGATATGCTTATCCAGCTTCTAAATGACGTAATATTTTACCTTGAAACTGAAAATGTATTGTTCCAGAGGGCAGAGATAAATATTTCAGGCAACAGGCTTAATGGAATACTATCCGGAACAAAGCTGCCTGATAACCTCTGTTACAGCAATGCAATAAAGGCAGTAACATATTATAATCTTGAAATAAGCCCCGAGGAAGGGTTTGCTATCCTTGTCCTCGATGTTTGA
- the leuS gene encoding leucine--tRNA ligase: protein MDREIEEKWRDEWAKSHIFEPSIDDTKPKFFVTVPWPYSNGSLHVGHGRTYTLGDIIARYKRLTGFNVLFPMGFHESGTPILAFSERIRNGDPGTIKLYRNYLMEYENPSDIDGIIESFKNPQNIADYFSRVIVKDFMDLGYSIDWTRKFTSADPFYQEIVKWQFMQLESKGLIKKGKYPILYSINDENAVGEDDIKDGDTDKVTIEEFTGVLFKGDKYYLIAASLRPETLFGVTNLWINSDAQYAMVRYNNMDVVMSADGYTKFSLQHDGIEYIGSVNPEEIIGEKFNVPFQDTPVDVIGADFVDPDNGTGVVYSVPGHSIFDYLYYGRNNIKNSIKKVVEVKSKMSVESLVKKYGLEHNESKLKEATQELYKEEFYNGVLINSGPYSGMNVAAGREAIKNDLISKNMAVIFYETTRKAVTRSGSRVIVAVLKDQWFIDYSPEWLKNKAHEVINSMRFYPELYRKLMMDAIDWLKERPCARKRGIGTRLPFDENWVIESLSDSTIYMLAYTNKKELKNIYDRLHSIPGDILDYVLLGKEIRNRYDDYIMENARSAKKEFDYWYGNDLRITAPPHISNHLAFFIMNHAAIFSGSKLPGGLMISGLVISNGAKISKSKGNVISLLEIINRYSADIYRLFMAAGADISSLLDWNEKDISSVIKRYSYFIGLLDGYSGDNPGDGYIYDWFRSSFYKNLKNYLGYMESMNIRDACISIFYNVMNDLKNVENHGGNINSALKPILADWLKALSPVIPFSCEEYWHRHIDNKTFVSVQPIDTNIESRIDSGIIKSETYLNRVISDIREIIKIIRIKPEKAVITVYGTKQEDFIKGYMANSLEREYKSMIPDYMKNKNRIDPEPVDEYSIISKNKEYIESVLKIEIAVVKSSEILKKNPWPGRPLIEIQ, encoded by the coding sequence ATGGACCGTGAAATAGAAGAAAAGTGGCGTGATGAATGGGCGAAGAGCCATATATTTGAACCATCAATTGATGATACAAAACCGAAGTTTTTTGTAACTGTCCCCTGGCCCTACAGCAATGGGTCATTGCATGTTGGCCATGGAAGGACATACACACTAGGGGATATAATCGCCCGGTACAAAAGGCTTACAGGGTTTAATGTGCTTTTTCCTATGGGATTCCATGAAAGTGGAACACCCATCCTGGCTTTCTCGGAGAGGATCAGAAACGGTGACCCCGGTACCATAAAACTTTACAGAAATTACCTTATGGAATATGAAAACCCTTCCGATATTGATGGGATTATAGAATCCTTCAAAAATCCCCAGAATATTGCAGATTATTTTTCAAGGGTGATAGTCAAAGATTTCATGGATCTCGGATACTCAATTGACTGGACCAGAAAGTTTACTTCAGCAGACCCGTTTTATCAGGAAATCGTTAAATGGCAATTTATGCAGCTGGAATCAAAAGGGCTTATAAAAAAGGGCAAATACCCTATACTTTATAGCATAAATGATGAAAATGCTGTAGGGGAAGATGATATAAAGGATGGAGATACTGACAAGGTAACAATAGAAGAGTTTACAGGCGTCCTTTTTAAGGGGGATAAATATTATCTCATAGCTGCTTCCTTAAGGCCTGAAACACTATTCGGTGTGACAAATCTCTGGATAAATTCTGATGCCCAGTATGCTATGGTCCGCTACAATAACATGGATGTAGTTATGTCTGCGGATGGGTATACTAAATTTTCCCTCCAGCATGATGGAATTGAATACATTGGTTCAGTAAATCCTGAAGAAATTATAGGTGAAAAATTCAATGTTCCTTTCCAGGATACTCCTGTCGATGTGATAGGAGCTGATTTTGTTGATCCGGACAATGGTACTGGAGTTGTTTACTCTGTACCGGGCCATTCCATATTTGATTACTTATATTATGGCAGAAACAACATAAAAAATAGCATAAAGAAAGTTGTTGAAGTAAAAAGCAAAATGTCTGTTGAATCACTTGTTAAAAAATACGGGCTTGAACACAATGAAAGCAAGCTAAAGGAAGCTACACAGGAGCTCTATAAGGAAGAATTTTATAATGGAGTACTCATAAATTCCGGCCCATACAGCGGAATGAATGTTGCAGCCGGCAGGGAAGCAATTAAAAATGACCTGATATCAAAAAATATGGCTGTAATTTTTTATGAGACAACAAGGAAAGCTGTTACAAGGTCTGGCTCCAGGGTTATAGTGGCAGTATTAAAAGACCAGTGGTTCATTGATTATTCGCCTGAGTGGCTCAAGAATAAAGCCCATGAGGTCATAAATTCCATGCGTTTCTACCCTGAACTGTACCGGAAATTGATGATGGATGCCATTGATTGGCTTAAAGAGCGCCCATGTGCCAGAAAGAGAGGAATAGGCACCCGTCTCCCATTTGATGAAAACTGGGTTATAGAATCACTATCAGATTCTACAATATATATGCTTGCCTATACCAATAAAAAGGAACTTAAAAATATTTATGACAGGCTCCACAGCATACCCGGCGATATACTGGATTATGTCCTGCTTGGAAAGGAGATCCGTAACAGGTATGATGATTATATAATGGAAAATGCCAGATCAGCAAAGAAAGAATTTGATTACTGGTATGGCAATGACCTTAGGATTACTGCACCGCCACATATTTCAAATCACCTGGCATTTTTTATTATGAACCATGCAGCCATATTTTCCGGCAGTAAGCTTCCTGGAGGCCTTATGATATCCGGGCTTGTTATATCAAATGGTGCAAAAATTTCAAAGAGCAAGGGCAATGTTATTTCCCTTCTGGAAATTATAAACAGGTATTCAGCGGATATATACAGATTATTTATGGCTGCAGGAGCAGATATTTCATCGCTCCTGGACTGGAATGAAAAGGATATATCATCGGTAATCAAACGTTATTCCTATTTTATAGGGCTTCTTGATGGATATTCAGGTGATAACCCAGGAGATGGTTACATATATGACTGGTTCAGGTCGTCGTTCTATAAAAACCTGAAAAATTATCTCGGGTACATGGAATCTATGAATATTCGAGATGCGTGTATTTCTATTTTCTATAATGTGATGAATGATTTAAAAAACGTGGAAAACCATGGTGGTAATATAAACAGTGCACTGAAACCTATCCTGGCTGACTGGCTCAAAGCACTTTCCCCGGTAATACCATTTTCCTGCGAGGAATACTGGCACCGCCACATAGACAATAAAACATTTGTCAGCGTACAGCCTATAGATACCAATATTGAAAGTAGGATAGACTCTGGAATTATTAAATCAGAAACTTACCTTAACAGGGTTATATCTGATATCAGGGAAATAATAAAAATTATACGCATTAAGCCGGAGAAGGCAGTTATTACTGTTTATGGAACAAAGCAGGAGGATTTTATTAAAGGTTATATGGCAAACAGCCTGGAAAGGGAGTATAAGTCGATGATACCTGATTACATGAAAAACAAAAACAGGATAGACCCTGAACCCGTGGATGAATATAGCATAATATCAAAAAACAAAGAATACATAGAATCCGTATTAAAGATAGAAATTGCAGTGGTGAAGTCCAGTGAAATACTGAAGAAAAACCCCTGGCCAGGGAGGCCTTTAATAGAAATTCAATAA
- a CDS encoding pyruvoyl-dependent arginine decarboxylase, with translation MLLPKKIFFTRGIGRGETQLQSFENALRDADIAAYNLVSVSSILPPYAEIVDKSEGIKLLSYGQILFTVLARNSSNELNRMISSAIGVAVPSDRSKWGYLSEHHTFGQTENDSGHFAEKLAAEMLASTMGLDDHLKWEDKKNEYVLDDKILTTKNIAATTVVLKPDEWATVIAAAVLVV, from the coding sequence ATGTTGCTTCCAAAGAAAATTTTTTTCACAAGGGGAATAGGGCGCGGAGAGACACAGCTTCAATCGTTTGAAAATGCATTGAGGGATGCGGATATTGCAGCTTACAACCTCGTAAGCGTCAGTTCCATACTTCCGCCATACGCAGAAATTGTAGATAAATCAGAAGGTATTAAGTTATTATCCTACGGGCAGATCTTATTTACAGTACTGGCAAGAAATTCGTCCAATGAACTGAACAGGATGATATCCTCTGCGATTGGCGTTGCGGTGCCGTCCGACAGGAGCAAATGGGGCTATCTGAGCGAGCACCATACATTCGGGCAAACTGAAAATGATTCTGGCCATTTTGCTGAAAAACTTGCGGCAGAAATGCTGGCCAGCACAATGGGCCTGGATGACCACCTGAAGTGGGAAGACAAAAAAAATGAATATGTGCTTGATGATAAAATCCTGACTACAAAAAATATTGCAGCTACCACCGTTGTCCTCAAACCGGATGAATGGGCAACGGTCATAGCCGCAGCTGTACTAGTGGTGTAA